Proteins encoded in a region of the Nitrospirota bacterium genome:
- the rfbC gene encoding dTDP-4-dehydrorhamnose 3,5-epimerase, producing MHIIPLAIPEVLVIEPRVFKDDRGFFFESFNGRAFEKAIGRPVAFVQDNHSYSSKNVLRGLHYQIRQPQGKLVRAIAGVIFDVAVDLRKGSPTFGHWVGDILSAENRKQIWVPEGFAHGFAVMSDHAEVLYKTTDYWSPENERCIVWNDETLGVKWPIDGPPIVSSKDARGSTLQTAEVFA from the coding sequence ATGCACATCATTCCGCTCGCCATACCGGAAGTATTGGTGATCGAGCCCCGTGTTTTCAAGGACGACCGTGGATTCTTTTTTGAAAGTTTTAACGGTAGAGCATTTGAAAAGGCTATTGGCAGACCGGTTGCGTTTGTTCAGGATAACCATTCCTATTCCTCAAAGAACGTGCTGCGTGGTCTGCACTATCAAATCAGGCAGCCACAGGGAAAGTTGGTTCGAGCCATAGCAGGAGTTATATTCGACGTGGCGGTGGATCTTCGCAAGGGGTCGCCGACATTTGGGCATTGGGTCGGGGATATCCTGAGTGCGGAGAATAGGAAGCAGATATGGGTCCCTGAGGGTTTTGCCCATGGATTCGCCGTGATGTCGGATCACGCCGAGGTCCTGTATAAAACTACGGACTATTGGTCGCCGGAAAACGAACGGTGTATTGTCTGGAATGACGAGACGTTAGGGGTTAAGTGGCCTATCGATGGGCCACCCATAGTCTCCTCCAAAGACGCCCGAGGTTCGACTTTGCAGACTGCGGAAGTTTTCGCCTGA
- a CDS encoding YdcF family protein — MVELEGVVKYLILPSSIVTVGVVVSFVLACIHSVRRWSIAAGIVALVVYAIFGAGPVSFFLLGSLEYQIPPATPLEQKAASTIAVLTGYAEYDSDHPLSSQVNSASAFRLLEALQLFRSSPDSTVIVSGAGEVATIMRDVLVSSGVPAGQVLVDPDSFSTFESAKHLAHTLAGRPFLLVTSAGHMPRAIGVFRKAGTSPLPVPTHYLTKRNALATQYFPSPTHLAYSDLAISEYAALAWYYMNGWM; from the coding sequence ATGGTCGAGCTTGAGGGTGTCGTGAAGTATCTGATCTTACCTTCGAGTATCGTCACGGTCGGTGTAGTTGTTAGTTTCGTTCTAGCCTGTATTCATTCAGTACGGCGATGGAGTATCGCAGCAGGGATCGTCGCATTAGTGGTATACGCCATTTTTGGGGCTGGGCCAGTTTCGTTCTTTTTATTAGGCTCTCTTGAATATCAGATTCCTCCTGCGACACCATTGGAGCAAAAGGCTGCTTCGACGATCGCGGTCCTCACCGGGTATGCCGAGTATGACTCCGACCATCCGCTGAGCAGCCAGGTTAACAGTGCTTCCGCATTTCGTCTGCTCGAAGCCCTTCAATTATTCCGATCCTCGCCGGATTCGACGGTGATTGTCAGTGGGGCAGGGGAAGTGGCTACGATCATGCGTGATGTGCTCGTGTCATCTGGAGTTCCTGCTGGCCAGGTTCTGGTTGATCCCGATTCGTTCAGTACCTTCGAAAGCGCAAAGCACCTTGCCCACACGCTTGCGGGAAGGCCATTTTTACTCGTGACATCGGCAGGGCATATGCCGAGAGCGATAGGAGTATTTCGGAAAGCTGGCACAAGCCCCCTTCCTGTCCCAACACACTATTTGACGAAGCGTAATGCGCTAGCCACCCAATATTTCCCGTCACCGACACATCTGGCCTACTCCGATCTGGCCATTTCTGAATACGCTGCGTTGGCGTGGTATTACATGAATGGTTGGATGTGA
- a CDS encoding glycosyltransferase family 4 protein, translated as MNPIFRTLVLTSGLDDKKPWWWDHIPHDRAGCQLDHHKILLDRGKISSVASVRFVVFVAQVFSVLWRARHRYHNILTFECGWESFLVSVFQTLTLSRRPRHVILQFIMREKGQSLSSRAKYLFMRWCFSSVYLCVCSSRAEILYYQKAFTWPSAKLCFVPLHTDPRLLIGESGKNDGFVLAAGRTFRDYGTLLDAFRQIDVPLLIVASRWNIDPNDLPSNVKVEYDVPGSELMAMMSRCLAVVVPLEERMISIGQSVVLQAMTLGKAVIATRVNGTEDYIDHMETGILVPPKDPGAIRDAVALLIKNEGLRLKLGRAAQDRVNQMYLPAHYAKAVSDRLQSI; from the coding sequence ATGAATCCTATTTTTCGCACGCTTGTGCTTACAAGCGGCCTCGACGATAAGAAACCATGGTGGTGGGACCACATTCCGCATGATCGGGCAGGGTGCCAACTTGACCACCACAAGATCCTGTTGGATCGTGGGAAAATATCCAGTGTGGCTTCCGTCCGATTCGTCGTATTTGTCGCTCAGGTCTTTTCTGTCTTGTGGCGTGCAAGACATAGGTATCACAATATTTTGACATTCGAGTGTGGATGGGAGTCGTTCCTGGTGTCAGTTTTTCAAACGCTGACATTGTCCCGTCGTCCGCGGCATGTGATACTGCAGTTTATCATGCGTGAGAAAGGTCAGAGTCTCTCATCGAGAGCTAAGTACCTTTTTATGCGCTGGTGCTTTTCCTCCGTGTATTTGTGCGTCTGTTCCTCTCGTGCGGAAATCTTATACTATCAGAAGGCGTTTACGTGGCCCAGCGCAAAGCTTTGCTTCGTTCCTCTTCATACCGATCCTCGTCTTTTAATTGGTGAGAGTGGCAAGAACGATGGATTTGTTCTTGCCGCCGGTCGTACGTTCCGTGATTACGGTACACTTCTCGATGCATTTCGGCAGATAGATGTGCCGTTACTGATCGTCGCTTCTCGATGGAACATTGATCCGAACGATCTCCCTTCAAACGTGAAGGTTGAATATGACGTGCCTGGCAGTGAGCTTATGGCCATGATGTCTCGATGTCTGGCGGTGGTCGTCCCGCTTGAAGAACGAATGATCTCGATAGGTCAAAGTGTTGTGCTTCAGGCCATGACGCTTGGGAAGGCAGTTATTGCGACGAGAGTGAATGGAACCGAGGACTACATTGATCATATGGAGACGGGGATTTTGGTCCCACCCAAGGACCCTGGAGCGATTCGAGATGCAGTCGCACTGCTTATTAAGAACGAAGGGCTTCGGCTGAAGCTGGGTCGTGCGGCTCAGGATCGTGTTAACCAGATGTATCTTCCTGCCCATTATGCAAAGGCTGTTTCAGATCGATTGCAGTCAATATGA